Genomic segment of Priestia megaterium NBRC 15308 = ATCC 14581:
TATTGGTTGTTGTTCTTATACATATATTTGTTTTTATGCAGATGTGTATCTTAAGACTTATATAAAAGAAACTTGTTAAACAGGAATTCTATAAAAACTGTAGAAGATATTATGAATAATTGGTTGTGTAAAAATTTCCAGTTAAAGGTGGGGTAGTCGTGGGAAGTGAGAAGTTGGTTGAGGTACTAGATAAGTTAATTGAAAGGTCGGAAAGATGGTCTAAGGATGCAGAAAAAAGAAAGGATTTAAACAGCTCTATATTTTACGAAGGGCAAACAAAAGCTTTTGAAGAAGTAAAACGAATGGTTAAAAGAGATATAGATAAATATTTACATTCATAGAGTAAACTGTTCATCTAATTAATGGTTTTTATAGGATACGACACAAGAATTATTATTGAATATATTTAAGAAAGGATGAAAACATGAAAATTCATCACCTCAACCTAACAGTTACAGATGTTCCTGCTACTCAAGAATTTTTGGAAACTTATTTTGGTATGACATGCAGGGCAAACAGGGGTAAAGGTTTTGCTATAATGCATGATGAAGATGGTTTTGTACTAACTTTAATGAAGGGAAGCAAAGTCAACTATCCAAAGACCTTCCATATTGGATTCCCCCAAGAGAATGAAGAGCAGGTAAATAAAATTAATCAACGGTTAAAAGAAGATGGATTTAATGTCGAACCTCCAAAACAATTACATGGTTATACATTTTATGTAGAGGCACCTGGAGGATTTACAGTTGAGGTACTTTGTTAAATTATCAAAGTCTCTCTCATATATTTTTAGTTAACATAATGGATATTATAGAGATTGATCAGTAAGAAGGCCCTTGAAATCTCATAAGGGCCTCTTCTCTGACAATAGCTATTATTTTATATACATATATTTAAAAAACAATCAATTATCTACTGCTTTATAAGTAATGATTAATATATTGAATAGAAAATTATTTACTCATTACACACCATGTAGAAAAAGGGCGTATTTGTCTTTATAACAAATAAAATTAACAAGAAAAGATGCCCAAAGGATCGTCTTTCCTTAAAAAATAATATATGTCTTAGGATAAGCTAAAAGGTAAACATTTTCATATAAAATGTTTGAGCTTCTCTTGCAAACTGTATATTCATTAATACAAAGGTAAATTTTTTATAAAAATTCATTAC
This window contains:
- a CDS encoding VOC family protein — encoded protein: MKIHHLNLTVTDVPATQEFLETYFGMTCRANRGKGFAIMHDEDGFVLTLMKGSKVNYPKTFHIGFPQENEEQVNKINQRLKEDGFNVEPPKQLHGYTFYVEAPGGFTVEVLC